Proteins encoded by one window of Roseibium sp. Sym1:
- a CDS encoding SAM-dependent methyltransferase has product MPSHPEDRLISAARQALAHIHEALELEFAFELWDGSRVPADAPVDGLRLALSETALTRLLRRPKIKTVIDLYAAGDLDPRGGSIFDFAEKRPAIKGREIRRRLNKGLLLKSALPLLWGGKGKPANRAAEGLDAGEAADRSSGSRKDDIAFHYDVSNEFYRRFLDPEMVYTCAYFSDWSNDLATAQKDKLDMICRKLRLKPGERMLDIGCGWGALICHAAEHYGVTAVGVTLAEEQLKLARERIAERGLEDKVSVELIDYRDMKGKFDKISSIGMFEAVGLDNYDNYFQSVNRLLKPRGIYLHHAITRRGKKDLKAFRRKKPEYQALVRYIFPGGEVDHIGWTLTNLEAHGFEVHDVEAWREHYARTTRLWAENLMAVKDEAVAEIGEHKYRLWLAYLIGVSLGFERGSIGIFQTVATRRTKGPSSMPPSRADLYS; this is encoded by the coding sequence ATGCCGAGCCATCCCGAGGACCGACTGATTTCCGCTGCGCGCCAGGCGCTGGCGCATATCCACGAGGCTCTTGAACTCGAATTCGCGTTCGAACTGTGGGACGGGTCGCGTGTTCCGGCGGACGCGCCCGTGGACGGATTGAGACTGGCCTTGTCGGAGACCGCCCTGACCCGGCTGTTGCGGCGCCCCAAGATCAAGACCGTGATCGATCTCTACGCGGCCGGCGATCTCGACCCGCGCGGTGGCAGCATCTTCGACTTTGCGGAAAAGCGCCCGGCCATCAAGGGGCGGGAAATTCGCAGGCGTCTGAACAAGGGCCTGCTCCTGAAGAGCGCCCTGCCGCTGCTGTGGGGCGGCAAGGGCAAACCCGCCAACCGGGCGGCCGAGGGACTTGACGCGGGCGAGGCGGCCGACCGCAGCTCGGGCAGCCGCAAGGACGACATCGCCTTTCACTACGATGTCTCCAACGAGTTCTACCGGCGCTTTCTCGACCCGGAGATGGTCTATACCTGCGCCTATTTCTCCGACTGGTCGAACGACCTGGCGACGGCCCAGAAAGACAAGCTGGACATGATCTGCCGCAAGCTGCGCCTCAAGCCCGGCGAGCGCATGCTCGATATCGGCTGCGGCTGGGGCGCACTGATCTGCCATGCCGCCGAGCATTACGGCGTCACCGCCGTCGGTGTGACGCTGGCCGAGGAACAGCTGAAGCTGGCAAGGGAACGGATTGCGGAGCGCGGCCTTGAGGACAAGGTTTCCGTGGAACTGATCGACTACCGCGACATGAAGGGCAAGTTCGACAAGATCTCGTCGATCGGCATGTTCGAGGCGGTCGGTCTCGACAATTACGACAATTACTTCCAGAGCGTGAACCGCCTGCTCAAGCCGCGCGGCATCTATCTCCACCATGCCATCACCCGGCGGGGCAAGAAGGACCTGAAAGCCTTCCGCCGCAAGAAGCCGGAATACCAGGCACTGGTCCGCTACATCTTCCCCGGCGGCGAGGTCGATCATATCGGCTGGACCCTGACCAACCTGGAAGCGCACGGCTTCGAGGTCCATGATGTCGAGGCCTGGCGCGAGCACTACGCCCGCACCACCCGGCTGTGGGCGGAGAACCTGATGGCGGTGAAGGACGAGGCCGTCGCCGAGATCGGCGAACACAAGTACCGCCTCTGGCTCGCCTATCTGATCGGCGTCTCGCTCGGGTTCGAGCGCGGCTCGATCGGCATTTTCCAGACAGTGGCGACCCGGCGCACCAAGGGGCCGTCCAGCATGCCGCCGTCCCGCGCGGATCTGTACAGCTGA
- a CDS encoding HPr family phosphocarrier protein, whose translation MTAQTVFEKDLTIVNRRGLHARASAKLVKLVETFQADVQVSKDGQTVGGTSIMGLMMLAASPGCCIRVSVSGSEADAALAAIAALVENGFGEED comes from the coding sequence ATGACAGCCCAGACCGTTTTCGAAAAAGACCTCACCATCGTCAACCGGCGCGGACTGCATGCCAGGGCATCCGCGAAACTCGTCAAGCTTGTCGAGACCTTCCAGGCCGATGTTCAGGTGTCGAAGGACGGTCAGACCGTTGGCGGAACCTCGATCATGGGCCTGATGATGCTGGCGGCCAGTCCCGGCTGCTGCATCAGGGTTAGCGTCAGCGGTTCCGAAGCCGACGCGGCGCTGGCCGCGATTGCGGCTCTGGTCGAAAACGGCTTTGGCGAAGAAGATTGA
- a CDS encoding sensor histidine kinase, producing the protein MAVDSEHAEEVAASEPQNGSERSRLRRLGNKRIRRRLLSQLGRIFGTYVLSSLTRRIIAINLVGLLALVIGILYLNQFRAGLIDARVQSLLTQGEIIAGAIAASATVDTGTITVDPERLLQLQAGESITPTQEDLDSLDFPINPERVGPVLRRLISPTKTRARIYDPEGILILDSRHLYTSAQILRFDLPPPNAEEEGFWGSLWQWTKRWLRQGDLPVYQEVGGGDGRAYPEVEAALAGSPASVTRISQRGELIVSVAVPIQRFRAVLGSLLLSTQGGDIDAIVRAERIAIIRVFLFAATVTILLSILLAGAIAGPVRRLAAAADRVRRGSTSREEIPDFSDRQDEIGHLARSFREMTHALYNKIDAIEQFAADVAHELKNPLTSLRSAVETLPLARSKESQDRLMEVIQHDVRRLDRLISDISDASRLDAELARIQAEPIDLAELLRNMAVAANQRSGTKEADVKLTVADAQGTKPYVMPGHDIRLGQVISNLLDNARSFSPPHGTVRVDLSREGRSIKITVDDSGPGIRAENTERIFERFYTDRPDGEGFGNNSGLGLSISRQIIEAHGGTITATNRLETQADGTEKVAGARFTIHLPVGAAK; encoded by the coding sequence CGCTGACACGCCGGATCATTGCCATCAACCTGGTCGGCCTGCTCGCCCTCGTGATCGGCATTCTCTATCTCAACCAGTTCCGCGCCGGACTGATCGATGCCCGTGTGCAGAGCCTGCTGACCCAGGGCGAGATCATCGCCGGCGCGATCGCGGCGTCGGCAACCGTCGATACGGGCACGATTACCGTTGACCCGGAACGCCTGCTGCAGCTGCAGGCGGGCGAGAGCATCACCCCGACCCAGGAAGACCTCGACAGCCTCGACTTCCCGATCAATCCGGAGCGTGTCGGACCTGTGCTGCGCCGTCTGATCTCGCCGACCAAGACACGCGCCAGGATCTACGATCCGGAGGGCATCCTGATCCTGGACAGCCGCCATCTTTACACCAGTGCCCAGATCCTGCGTTTCGACCTGCCGCCGCCCAATGCGGAGGAAGAGGGCTTCTGGGGAAGCCTGTGGCAATGGACCAAGCGCTGGCTGCGCCAGGGCGACCTGCCGGTCTATCAGGAAGTCGGAGGTGGTGACGGCCGCGCCTATCCGGAAGTGGAGGCCGCCCTGGCGGGGTCGCCTGCCAGCGTCACCCGCATCTCCCAGCGCGGTGAGCTGATCGTCTCCGTTGCCGTGCCGATCCAGCGGTTTCGCGCGGTGTTGGGGTCCTTGCTGCTCTCCACCCAGGGCGGGGACATCGACGCCATCGTGCGCGCCGAACGCATCGCGATTATCCGGGTCTTCCTGTTCGCCGCGACGGTGACCATCCTGTTGTCGATCCTCCTTGCCGGTGCGATTGCCGGGCCCGTCAGAAGGCTGGCCGCCGCGGCCGACCGGGTTCGCCGGGGATCGACCTCGCGCGAGGAAATTCCGGACTTCTCCGATCGTCAGGACGAGATCGGCCATCTGGCCCGTTCGTTCCGCGAAATGACCCATGCGCTCTACAACAAGATCGACGCCATCGAGCAGTTCGCCGCCGACGTTGCGCATGAACTGAAAAACCCGCTGACCTCCTTGCGCAGCGCGGTCGAAACCCTGCCGCTGGCGCGGTCCAAGGAGTCCCAGGACCGGCTCATGGAAGTGATCCAGCACGACGTCCGAAGGCTGGATCGCCTGATCAGCGACATTTCCGATGCGTCGCGGCTCGACGCGGAACTGGCGCGCATCCAGGCCGAACCGATCGATCTCGCCGAATTGCTGCGCAACATGGCCGTGGCCGCCAACCAGCGCTCGGGTACGAAGGAGGCCGATGTCAAGCTGACCGTTGCCGACGCGCAAGGGACAAAACCCTACGTGATGCCCGGGCATGACATTCGCCTTGGCCAGGTGATCAGCAACCTTCTGGACAATGCCCGTTCCTTCTCGCCGCCCCACGGCACCGTCAGGGTCGACCTCAGCCGGGAAGGCCGGTCGATCAAGATCACCGTCGACGACAGCGGCCCGGGGATCCGCGCGGAGAACACCGAACGTATCTTCGAACGTTTTTACACGGACCGGCCGGACGGCGAAGGCTTCGGCAACAATTCCGGTCTGGGCCTGTCGATCTCCCGTCAGATCATCGAGGCGCATGGCGGCACGATCACAGCCACCAACCGGCTCGAGACGCAAGCTGACGGCACGGAGAAAGTGGCCGGCGCGCGCTTCACCATCCACCTGCCCGTCGGGGCGGCCAAGTGA
- a CDS encoding PTS sugar transporter subunit IIA: protein MIGLVLVTHGRLAEEFKAALEHVVGPQEQVETISIGPDDDMEQRRQDILAAVEAANSGKGVVLLTDMFGGTPSNLAISVMDSKSVEVVAGVNLPMLIKLASVRSDRDLADAVDEARQAGQKYISVASQVLSGQN, encoded by the coding sequence ATGATCGGACTTGTACTTGTGACCCACGGACGCCTCGCTGAAGAATTCAAGGCGGCGCTGGAACATGTTGTCGGTCCCCAGGAACAGGTCGAAACCATTTCCATCGGTCCGGATGACGACATGGAGCAGCGGCGCCAGGATATCCTGGCGGCCGTGGAAGCCGCGAATTCCGGCAAGGGCGTCGTGCTGCTGACGGACATGTTCGGTGGCACGCCTTCCAACCTCGCGATCTCGGTCATGGACAGCAAGTCGGTGGAAGTGGTCGCGGGCGTCAACCTGCCCATGCTGATCAAACTGGCAAGCGTCCGTTCCGACCGCGATCTGGCGGACGCGGTCGATGAAGCCCGGCAGGCGGGGCAGAAATACATCTCCGTGGCCAGCCAGGTGCTGTCGGGACAGAACTAA
- a CDS encoding HPr kinase/phosphorylase: MTRPAVHANCVLLGTVGLLIRGDAGSGKSSLSDELIHAAGRRGNLGLLVGDDYVHVENRDGRLLAEVPDAIRGRMEVRGFGVVTTSFTPVADICVVVDLTDPDRLERLPDTPLDEVCLEGVQVPRLHCLKNDTGGALRLIRWALRCLRPEGPDYI; encoded by the coding sequence GTGACCCGGCCGGCCGTTCATGCCAATTGCGTGTTGCTTGGAACCGTTGGTCTTCTGATCCGCGGCGATGCCGGCAGCGGCAAGTCCTCGCTTTCGGATGAGCTTATCCATGCCGCCGGGCGCAGGGGCAATCTTGGCCTGCTCGTCGGTGACGACTATGTCCACGTCGAAAACCGGGACGGGCGGTTGCTGGCCGAGGTCCCGGACGCGATCCGCGGCAGGATGGAAGTGCGCGGGTTCGGCGTCGTGACCACCTCTTTCACACCGGTGGCTGACATCTGTGTTGTTGTTGATCTGACAGACCCGGACCGGCTCGAGCGGTTGCCGGACACACCTCTCGACGAGGTCTGCCTTGAAGGTGTGCAGGTGCCCCGCCTGCACTGCCTGAAAAATGACACCGGCGGGGCGCTTCGGCTCATCCGCTGGGCTTTGCGCTGCCTGCGGCCGGAAGGACCGGATTATATTTAG